From the Phoenix dactylifera cultivar Barhee BC4 chromosome 10, palm_55x_up_171113_PBpolish2nd_filt_p, whole genome shotgun sequence genome, one window contains:
- the LOC103711088 gene encoding ethylene-responsive transcription factor ERF038-like: protein TTGGFRKRKWGKWVSEIREPGKKTRIWLGSFESAEMAAVAHDVAALRLKGRDARLNFPEAADQLPRPASSDPSDIRSAALEAAARFRLAPDFGASRPGPVSSGSPAFERLSNDELGLDSPTMWDELAEAMLLTPPAWPNDTGEPEDGLQGSLWDPPL from the coding sequence GTGGGGGAAGTGGGTCTCCGAGATTCGGGAGCCCGGAAAGAAGACTCGGATTTGGCTCGGAAGCTTTGAGTCGGCCGAGATGGCCGCTGTCGCCCACGACGTGGCCGCGCTCCGGCTCAAGGGCCGCGACGCTCGGCTCAATTTCCCGGAGGCCGCCGACCAGCTCCCTCGGCCCGCCAGCTCCGACCCGAGCGATATCCGGTCTGCCGCCCTCGAAGCCGCCGCCCGGTTCCGGTTGGCACCGGACTTCGGCGCCAGCCGGCCCGGTCCCGTTAGCTCGGGCTCGCCGGCGTTCGAGAGGCTGTCGAATGATGAGCTCGGGCTCGACTCGCCGACCATGTGGGACGAGCTGGCGGAGGCGATGCTTCTGACTCCACCGGCCTGGCCCAATGATACTGGTGAGCCAGAGGATGGCTTGCAAGGGTCGCTGTGGGATCCGCCGTTGTAG